One window from the genome of Sebastes umbrosus isolate fSebUmb1 chromosome 12, fSebUmb1.pri, whole genome shotgun sequence encodes:
- the LOC119498469 gene encoding zinc finger protein 324A-like: MSGYKALHCQLTSIMEALSRAAVAEICGLLEERSAALQLEIRLSQQENQDLRRKLQLMENVMAHRHRHRRNTNKLDYGGLEVASGGFMDFTPERALPAAAAAKQPKANLKRSGRVPVLETSTELTPATKEDPSTGAAEEPSDQDVVLIKEETAKEEVHDHDSTEELLLNEDGTEVQLSDTDDSEEGPSGMTVSTSAAIMRLWDQNSNGPSEHRDYHSAPGSPRPAGGAENSSSDVVYNLASESDCEAPPTRKPFLLGSGESPVSLPPGTSELTRGASLIGSLPYDTDLDLCSSWTNQGLPSMVSVPHRSTLLDKVSDLNVAGFSLALGLGGSRLDPLELNRYCRDRRFVCSYCGKCFTSSRSLETHLRVHTGERPYSCAQCGKRFTQSGHLKTHQSVHTGERPFACEHCGKRFAGKQNLRIHQQKHHPAV, encoded by the exons ATGTCGGGTTATAAAGCGCTTCACTGTCAGCTGACGTCCATCATGGAGGCGCTGAGCCGGGCGGCCGTGGCGGAGATCTGCGGGCTGCTGGAGGAGCGATCCGCCGCTCTGCAGCTGGAGATCCGCCTCAGCCAGCAGGAGAACCAGGACCTGAGGAGGAAGCTGCAGCTGATGGAGAACGTCATGGCTCACCGGCACCGGCACCGCAGGAACACCAACAAGCTGGACTACGGCGGGCTGGAGGTGGCCAGCGGCGGCTTCATGGACTTCACTCCCG AACGTGCCTTACCAGCTGCAGCGGCGGCAAAACAACCGAAAGCAAATCTCAAAAGAAGTGGAAGGGTACCGGTGTTGGAGACGTCGACTGAGCTGACCCCCGCAACCAAAGAG GATCCTTCGACGGGAGCCGCGGAGGAGCCGAGCGATCAGGACGTCGTTTTGATAAAGGAGGAAACGGCGAAAGAGGAGGTCCATGACCACGATTCCACGGAGGAGCTGCTTCTCAACGAGGACG GAACGGAGGTGCAGCTGTCAGACACAGACGACAGTGAAGAAGGACCCTCTGGGATGACGGTCTCCACCTCGGCGGCCATCATGAGGCTGTGGGATCAGAACAGTAACGGGCCGTCGGAGCATCGAGACTACCACAGCGCACCGGGGTCTCCGCGCCCTGCGGGGGGCGCCGAGAACAGTTCTTCGGATGTGGTGTATAACTTGGCCTCCGAGTCAGACTGCGAAGCTCCGCCGACGAGGAAACCGTTCCTCCTCGGGTCCGGAGAAAGCCCCGTCTCGCTGCCTCCCGGGACCTCTGAGCTGACGCGGGGCGCATCTCTGATCGGCTCGCTCCCCTACGACACAGACCTGGACCTGTGCTCCTCGTGGACCAATCAGGGCCTGCCGAGCATGGTGTCCGTCCCGCACCGGTCGACGCTGCTGGACAAAGTGTCGGACCTGAACGTTGCGGGTTTCTCCTTGGCGCTCGGTCTCGGCGGCTCCAGACTGGACCCTTTGGAGCTGAACCGGTACTGCAGGGACAGGCGCTTCGTCTGCAGCTACTGCGGGAAATGCTTCACGTCGTCCCGCAGCCTGGAGACGCACTTGCGCGTTCACACGGGCGAGCGGCCGTACAGCTGCGCTCAGTGCGGGAAGCGCTTCACGCAGTCGGGACACCTGAAGACGCACCAGAGCGTCCACACCGGAGAGCGGCCGTTCGCCTGCGAGCACTGCGGGAAGAGATTCGCCGGGAAGCAGAACCTGAGGATCCATCAGCAGAAACACCATCCGGCTGTTTAA